In Methanocella sp., the sequence TAGATATTTTTGCTGTGCCTTTTAAGTCTCAGAGTGTACGGAGGGCACTATTTTTCACCACAAAGGCACGAAGAGCACGGAGGCTCACAAAGTCTTTTTTATAATTAAGAGACAAAGGGCACAAAGCCGCTTTTTGAACTTATAAGATACAGGATATGAAGGCACGATGGCAAAATGTGCTCTTGCTCATTCCACTGTGCCCTTGTATCCTTCGTATCCTGATCGCCAATGAACCGGCTTTGTGTTCTTTGTAACTTAATTTAAAAAGAAAACTCCGTGGGCCTTTGTGCCATCGTGCCTTTGTGGTGAAAATAGTGCCCTCCGTCTCTTAAAAAGCTTAAAATAAGGGAGTAATTCAACACAGTAGATATTTTATGGAAAAACTTATTCAGAAAATATGTAACAAAATTATATGCTATGAGATAACTTTATATAATACAACCTACTTAATACTTTATGTACGAGCCGCTTGCCAGGTAATCTCCCGGCGGCCCGTACGGGGGGCTATATATAGCCCGGCACAGGCTTCGGCGCTCTCATTTAAATGCCATAATATCCGCCGAAACCCTGCCGGACGGGCTTCGCCATCTCTGGCAACGGCGGATGGCGAAGCTTTAATGTCCCTGGAAGTTGAATAAAAAAAGAACTAAGCTGAACCTTTCGTGTCAGCGAACAGCTCTCCGACCTTCGTAAGCCTGATATTCAATTCTTTCTTATCCCTCTCCGTCCTCACCAGGCCCATCCTCTGCAGGTTATCCAGGTAATACTTCACGTTCGACCTGGGAGTCACTTTCCCGAGCTTATCGTCCAGCCGCTCTTTCAGCTCTTTTATCGAGCTTACGCTGCCCTGGCCCGCCAGATCCTGGTCCTTAGTCGAAGGCACATTAGCGTCCCGGATGACTCTCAGCATATCATACTCGATATCCGTAATCTCCGCAATAGGGAAAGGCGGGAACTCATGGATACGAGCCTCCCCTGCGGCCATGCCATGCGCCTCTATCTCCTTCGCAAGCTCCCTCAGATTATTGACGATATTCTTCTCATCCGCCTTCTTATCGAGAAGCTGCATGATAGCATGGACCACCTCGCCATCGTAATATTTCTCGGGCTCCACGTAAAAAAGCTCAACTTCACCGTGCTCCTTATTCATGAACGCCGCCATTATCAGGGCGACCAGCAGGATCTTCGGCGACGAAGAAATGTTAATGTAGACCGGATTACCCGCCAGGGCTTCCTTATTAATAAGAGAATAGACCGTCTGGAACGTTTTATTAAAATCGTAAATATCGACTTCGATTTCTTCCCATTCGATAGGGACCTTCTTTATCGAGCGCCTGAACCTGTCGATGATCTCTTTCTGCTTGCCGAAATCCTTGCCCAGGTTCTCGTTGATCAATAAATATGCTTTCGATACGGTAAAATCCTTTAATAAAGGCTTTACAACACGGTCGTACTCCAGACCGGCGGGTATGATATGGACGCCTGGCTTAGACATATTCAAATTGAAATAAATGCTTAGCCAATACATATATTTAACTTCTGAAAATGCTACATGACAAAAAACCTTATTATAACTT encodes:
- a CDS encoding DUF6293 family protein, coding for MSKPGVHIIPAGLEYDRVVKPLLKDFTVSKAYLLINENLGKDFGKQKEIIDRFRRSIKKVPIEWEEIEVDIYDFNKTFQTVYSLINKEALAGNPVYINISSSPKILLVALIMAAFMNKEHGEVELFYVEPEKYYDGEVVHAIMQLLDKKADEKNIVNNLRELAKEIEAHGMAAGEARIHEFPPFPIAEITDIEYDMLRVIRDANVPSTKDQDLAGQGSVSSIKELKERLDDKLGKVTPRSNVKYYLDNLQRMGLVRTERDKKELNIRLTKVGELFADTKGSA